One segment of Arthrobacter sp. MMS18-M83 DNA contains the following:
- a CDS encoding SACE_7040 family transcriptional regulator: MVTFQRSSQQDGPTQRSPKQDSQTQRSQAKETRRKALLVAAAGLFAADGFNRVSLEDLGAAAGVSGPAVYRHFPGKQAVLAELLLSVSRNLLDGGRSVVSEAPDAETALRGLVEFHVDFALSNPDVIRVQDRDFSNLSDADQAEVRTLQRNYVELWVGVLGVLHPDTDPAELRVRAHAAFGLINSTPHSVRHHGRRMAVKSARPILERMALAALTVR, from the coding sequence GTGGTCACCTTCCAGCGGAGCTCCCAGCAGGACGGCCCTACCCAGCGGAGCCCCAAGCAAGACAGCCAGACCCAGCGAAGCCAGGCTAAGGAAACCCGGCGCAAGGCGCTCCTCGTGGCGGCTGCCGGACTGTTTGCCGCAGACGGCTTCAACCGCGTGTCGCTGGAGGACCTCGGAGCGGCCGCAGGCGTCAGCGGACCGGCCGTGTACCGGCATTTCCCGGGAAAACAGGCCGTCCTTGCCGAGCTGCTGCTGAGCGTGAGCCGCAATCTGCTCGACGGCGGCCGCAGCGTAGTGTCCGAGGCCCCCGACGCCGAAACCGCGTTGCGCGGGCTGGTGGAATTCCATGTTGACTTCGCCCTCAGCAATCCCGATGTCATCCGGGTCCAGGACCGCGATTTCAGCAACCTCAGCGATGCCGACCAAGCCGAAGTCCGCACCCTGCAGCGCAACTACGTGGAACTGTGGGTAGGAGTGCTCGGCGTACTGCATCCCGACACGGATCCTGCCGAACTACGGGTCCGCGCCCACGCAGCCTTCGGCCTCATCAACTCGACGCCCCACTCGGTTCGGCACCACGGACGACGCATGGCGGTCAAAAGCGCCCGGCCCATCCTCGAACGGATGGCTTTGGCGGCACTGACCGTTCGCTAA
- a CDS encoding carboxyl transferase domain-containing protein, with translation METLASQLDTSSDQFAANAEAQLSLVQELKKRLAVAALGGPEKSRERHISRGKLLPRERINYLLDEGSPFLEIAPLAANGMYNDDSPGAGVIAGIGLVHGRQVMVVSNDATVKGGTYYPMTVKKHLRAQEIALENRLPCVYLVDSGGAFLPKQDEVFPDKEHFGRIFFNQAKMSAAKIPQIASVMGSCTAGGAYVPAMSDETVIVRNQGTIFLGGPPLVKAAIGEIVTAEELGGGDVHSRISGVTDHLAENDEHALQIVRDIVSTLPKPADPAWDVDAAVEPVVDPGEIYGAVPTDVNAQYDVREVIARLVDGSRFHEFKKNYGTTLVTGFAKLHGHPVGIVANNGVLFSESSLKGAHFIELCDQRGIPLVFLQNLSGFMVGKDVEQGGIAKNGAKMVTAVATARVPKLTVVIGGSFGAGNYSMCGRAYSPRFLWMWPASRISVMGGNQASSVLATVKRDQYEARGEEWSAGDEEAFKAPIKQQYEDQGSPYYSTARLWDDGIIDPADTRRVLGMALDTVSRQPLPETSFGLFRM, from the coding sequence ATGGAGACACTCGCCAGCCAGCTGGATACCAGCAGCGACCAGTTCGCGGCCAACGCGGAAGCGCAGCTTTCGCTGGTGCAGGAGTTGAAGAAGCGACTTGCCGTGGCCGCCCTCGGTGGACCGGAAAAATCGCGTGAGCGGCATATCTCCCGGGGGAAGTTGTTGCCGCGCGAGCGCATCAACTATTTGCTGGACGAGGGAAGCCCGTTCCTGGAGATCGCCCCGTTGGCGGCCAACGGGATGTACAACGACGATTCGCCGGGCGCAGGGGTCATTGCCGGGATCGGCTTGGTCCATGGCCGCCAGGTGATGGTGGTCTCCAACGACGCCACGGTCAAGGGCGGTACTTATTACCCCATGACGGTGAAGAAGCACCTCCGGGCCCAGGAAATAGCCCTGGAGAACAGACTGCCGTGCGTCTACCTCGTCGATTCCGGGGGAGCGTTCCTGCCCAAGCAGGACGAGGTGTTCCCGGACAAGGAGCACTTTGGCCGGATCTTCTTCAACCAGGCGAAGATGTCTGCCGCTAAGATCCCGCAGATTGCCTCGGTCATGGGGTCTTGCACCGCCGGTGGTGCCTACGTACCCGCCATGAGTGACGAGACGGTTATTGTCCGCAACCAGGGCACCATCTTCCTCGGCGGGCCGCCCCTCGTGAAGGCCGCCATCGGTGAAATCGTCACGGCAGAGGAACTCGGCGGCGGGGACGTCCACTCCAGGATTTCGGGCGTGACCGACCACCTGGCCGAAAACGATGAGCATGCCCTGCAGATCGTCCGCGACATCGTGTCCACGCTGCCCAAGCCGGCAGATCCGGCATGGGACGTGGACGCCGCCGTCGAGCCCGTTGTTGATCCGGGCGAGATCTATGGTGCCGTTCCTACGGACGTCAACGCGCAATATGACGTCCGCGAAGTCATCGCCCGTCTGGTGGATGGCTCCAGGTTCCATGAATTCAAGAAGAACTACGGCACCACCCTGGTCACCGGGTTCGCGAAGCTGCACGGCCACCCCGTGGGCATCGTGGCCAACAATGGGGTGCTGTTCAGTGAGTCCTCCCTCAAGGGAGCGCACTTCATTGAGCTCTGCGATCAGCGCGGCATCCCGCTGGTCTTCCTGCAGAACCTCTCCGGCTTCATGGTGGGCAAGGACGTCGAGCAGGGCGGCATCGCCAAGAACGGCGCCAAAATGGTCACCGCGGTCGCCACCGCCCGGGTGCCCAAGCTGACCGTGGTGATCGGCGGTTCCTTCGGCGCTGGAAACTACTCGATGTGCGGCCGCGCCTACTCACCGCGGTTCCTCTGGATGTGGCCCGCATCCCGTATTTCGGTCATGGGCGGGAACCAGGCCTCCAGCGTGCTGGCTACCGTCAAACGGGACCAGTACGAGGCCCGCGGCGAGGAATGGTCCGCGGGAGACGAGGAAGCGTTCAAGGCGCCCATCAAGCAGCAATACGAGGACCAAGGCAGCCCCTATTACTCCACCGCCCGGCTCTGGGACGACGGCATCATCGACCCGGCCGACACCCGGCGCGTCCTGGGTATGGCCCTCGATACTGTGTCCCGCCAACCCCTGCCGGAAACCTCCTTCGGCCTCTTCCGGATGTGA